The Streptomyces sp. 135 sequence TGGGCATGTCGCCCGGCGCGGTGCGGGTGGCCCAGCACCGGGCGCTGAGCCGCCTGAGGGCGCTCGCCGAGCAGTAGGCACCTGCCCGCGGGCAGACGTACGAACGTACAAAGAACGCCGATGATCTTGATCGTGGAATGAGACACCCTCCGTTCCCGTTAGCATGGACATCCGCACCGATCAAGGCCATTTGGGGAAGGTGTCATGACTGCAAACGGCGGTTCTTCGACTGGGGTGCCCGAGAAATTCGCGACACTCGGGCTGACCTACGACGACGTGCTGCTGCTGCCGGGCGCGTCGGACATGGCGCCCGACCAGATCGACACTTCCTCGTTCATCTCGAAGAACGTGCGCGTGAACGTTCCGCTGCTGTCGGCCGCGATGGACAAGGTCACCGAGGCCCGCATGGCGATCGCCATGGCGCGCCAGGGCGGCGTCGGCGTGCTGCACCGCAACCTCTCCATCGCCGACCAGGCCAACCAGGTCGACCTGGTGAAGCGCTCCGAGTCCGGCATGGTCACCGACCCGATCACGGTGCACCCGGACGCGACGCTCGGCGAGGCCGACGCGATCTGCGCGAAGTTCCGCATCAGCGGCGTCCCGGTGACCGACGCGGCGGGCAAGCTGCTCGGCATCGTCACCAACCGCGACATGGCCTTCGAGAACGACCGCAGCCGCCAGGTCCGCGAGGTCATGACGCCGATGCCGCTGGTCACCGGCAAGGTCGGCATCTCCGGCGTGGACGCCATGGAGCTGCTGCGCCGCCACAAGATCGAGAAGCTTCCGCTGGTCGACGACGCGGGCGTCCTCAAGGGCCTCATCACGGTCAAGGACTTCGTGAAGGCCGAGAAGTACCCGAACGCCGCCAAGGACGGCGAGGGCCGCCTCCTGGTCGGCGCCGCCGTCGGTGTCGCGGGTGACGCCTTCGAGCGCGCCCAGGCGCTGGTCGCCGCGGGCGTCGACTTCATCGTCGTCGACACCGCGCACGGCCACTCCCGCCTGGTCGGCGACATGGTCGCCAAGATCAAGTCGGACGCCCCGGGCGTCGACGTCATCGGCGGCAACATCGCCACGCGCGAGGGCGCCCAGGCGCTCATCGACGCCGGTGTCGACGGCATCAAGGTCGGCGTCGGCCCCGGCTCCATCTGCACCACGCGTGTCGTCGCCGGCATCGGCGTACCGCAGGTGACGGCCATCTACGAGGCCTCGCTCGCCGCCAAGGAGGCCGGTGTCCCGGTCATCGGCGACGGCGGCCTGCAGTACTCCGGAGACATCGCCAAGGCGCTCGTCGCCGGCGCGGACACGGTCATGCTGGGCTCGCTGCTCGCCGGCTGCGAGGAGTCCCCGGGTGAGCTGATGTTCATCAACGGCAAGCAGTTCAAGTCCTACCGCGGCATGGGCTCGCTCGGCGCCATGCAGTCCCGCGGCGACCAGCGCTCCTTCTCCAAGGACCGCTACTTCCAGGAGGGCGTCGCCTCCGACGAGAAGCTGGTGCCCGAGGGCATCGAGGGCCAGGTGCCCTACCGCGGTCCCCTCTCCGCGGTCGTCCACCAGCTGGTCGGCGGCCTGCGCCAGTCGATGTTCTACGTGGGCGGGCGCACCGTCCCCGAGCTCCAGGCCAACGGCCGCTTCGTCCGCATCACGTCCGCGGGCCTCAAGGAGAGCCACCCGCACGACATCCAGATGACGGTCGAGGCGCCGAACTACAGCCGTAGCAAGTAGTCTCCTGCGCTCCACGCGCGCGTGGAGGGGCGGTCCCGCTCACCGGGGCCGCCCCTTCCGTGTGTGTCGGGGATACTGGACAGGCAGACCAAGAGGGAAAGGCCCCACAACGTGACTGAGATCGAGATCGGGCGCGGCAAGCGCGGCCGCCGCGCGTACGCCTTCGACGACATCGCCGTCGTACCGAGCCGGCGCACCCGCGACCCGAAGGAGGTCTCGATCGCGTGGCAGATCGACGCCTACCGCTTCGAGCTGCCCTTCCTGGCGGCCCCCATGGACTCGGTGGTCTCCCCGCAGACCGCCATCCGCATCGGTGAGATGGGCGGCCTCGGCGTCCTGAACCTGGAGGGCCTCTGGACGCGGTACGAGGACCCGCAGCCGCTGCTCGACGAGATCGCCGGTCTTGACTCGGAGACCGCCACCCGGCGCCTCCAGGAGATCTACTCCGCGCCGATCAAGGCCGACCTCATCGGGCAGCGCATCAAGGAGGTGCGCGACTCCGGTGTGGTCACCGCCGCCGCGCTCTCCCCGCAGCGCACCGCCGAGTTCTCCAAGGCCGTCGTGGACGCCGGGGTCGACATCTTCGTGATCCGCGGCACCACCGTCTCCGCCGAGCACGTCTCCGGCGCCGCCGAACCGCTGAACCTCAAGCAGTTCATCTACGAGCTCGACGTGCCGGTCATCGTGGGCGGCTGCGCCACCTACACCGCCGCCCTGCACCTGATGCGCACGGGCGCCGCCGGTGTCCTCGTCGGCTTCGGCGGCGGCGCCGCGCACACCACGCGCAACGTCCTCGGCATCCAGGTCCCGATGGCCACCGCCGTCGCCGACGTCGCGGCCGCCCGCCGCGACTACATGGACGAGTCCGGCGGCCGCTACGTGCACGTCATCGCCGACGGCGGCGTGGGCTGGTCCGGCGACCTGCCCAAGGCCATTGCGTGCGGCGCCGACGCCGTGATGGTGGGCTCCCCGCTCGCCCGCGCCACGGACGCGCCCGGCAAGGGCCACCACTGGGGCATGGAGGCCGTCCACGAGGACGTGCCGCGCGGCAAGAAGGTCGACCTCGGCACGGTCGGCACGACCGAGGAGATCCTCACCGGTCCCTCGCACATCCCGGACGGTTCGATGAACTTCTTCGGGGCGCTGCGCCGCGCGATGGCCACGACGGGCTACAGCGAGCTCAAGGAGTTCCAGCGCGTCGAGGTGACGGTCGCGGACTCGCAGCACAAGCGGTGACACTCCGTACGTCGTAGAAGGGCCCCGGTAGGTGTACCGGGGCCCTTTCTCGTACGTGCACGCGCGCGTGCCTAGAGGCGGTGCGCCGCGCCCGCCGGGGTCGCGCCGCGCGTGTCGAGCAGGAGCTGCGCCTTCACGGCCAGGCCTTGCAGGTCGTACGTGCGGTGGTGCTGGAGCAGGATCGTGAGGTCGGCGTCGGCCGCCGCCTCGTAGAGGGTGTCCGCGCGCGGGACGGGACGGCCGAGGATGCTCCAGTTCGGCACGTAGGGGTCGTGGTAGCTGACGGCCGCGCCCAGCTCCATCAGGCGGGTCGCCACCTCCTGGGCGGGGGCGCCCTGCTGGTCGGCGAGGTCCGGCTTGTAGGTGACGCCGAGGAGCAGGACGCGGGCGCCGCGGACGGACTTGCCGTGTTCGTTGAGCAGGGTCGCCGAGCGCTGGATGACGTAACTCGGCATGCGGTCGTTGACCTGCTGGGCCAGTTCGACCATGCGCAGGGGGCGGGCGCCGCGGGACGGGTTCGGGATGTCCAGGGGGACGCCGTGGCCGCCGACGCCGGGGCCGGGACGGAAGGCCTGGAAGCCGAAGGGCTTGGTCTCCGCGCACCGGATGACGTCCCACAGGTCGATGCCCAGGTCGTGGCAGAGCACCGCCATCTCGTTGACCAGGGCCATGTTGACGTGCCGGTAGTTGGTCTCCAGGAGGTGCACGGTCTCGGCCTCGCGGGGGCCACGGGCGCGTACGACCTTGTCGGTGAGGCGGCCGTAGAACGCGGCCGCCGATTCGGTGCAGGCCGGGGTGAGGCCGCCGATGACCTTGGGGGTGCCCGCGTAGCCGTGCGAGCGGTTGCCGGGGTCGAGGCGGCCCGGGGAGTAGGCGAGGTGGAAGTCGCGGCCGGCGCGCAGGCCCGAACCGGATTCGAGGATCGGACGGACGAATTCCTCGGTGCTCCCCGGGTACGCGGGGGATTCGAGGATCACGGTGGTGTGCGGGCGCAGGCGCACGGCCAGCGCCCGGGCGGCGTCGGCCACCTGGCTCAGGTCGAGCGAGCGGTCGGCGGCGGGCGGCGTGGGCGCGCAGATGACGGCGGTGCGCACCCGGCCGAGCTCGGCCGGGTCGGTGGTCGGCCGGAAGCCCCCCGAGAGCATCCGGCGGACGTCGGCGGCGGTGAGGGTGCCCTCGGCGCCGTCGCAGGGCAGGCGGCCGCCCGCCAGGTCGGGGGCGCGGGCGGGGTCATAGCCGATGGTGGCGATGCCGCGCGCGACGGCGGCCTGGGCGAGGGGCAGGCCGAGGTGGCCGAGACCGATGACGGCGAGATCTGCGGGCATGGCGGTGGGCCGTCCTCCCAGTAGCCGGAGCGGGACGAGCGCGCAAGCCCTGTGGACAAGGCGGACCAGCGCAATGTCAGACTAGGAGTAAATATGACCGTTTTGTGGCATTGCACTGCCATGCCGGTCCGGAGTGTTGTCCACAGGCTGCGGGCGAGATCGGCGGGCGCGGGAGAAATCTGGGCATGATGTGAGTCCGACCACACCCGATCACAGCGGGAGGCAGCGGTGAGGACAGCGACACTGGGGCCGGCGGAGCGTGCCGAGTCACTTGCGGGAATGGCCGAGAGGGAGCTGGACATCCTGGTGGTGGGCGCGGGGGTGGTCGGCGCCGGGACCGCCCTCGACGCGGTGACCCGCGGCCTGTCCACCGGCCTCGTCGAGGCCCGTGACTGGGCCTCGGGCACGTCGAGCCGGTCGAGCAAGCTGATCCACGGCGGGCTGCGCTATCTGGAGATGCTCGACTTCGCGCTCGTCCGGGAGGCGCTGAAGGAGCGCGGCCTGCTCCTGGAGCGGCTCGCCCCGCATCTGGTGAAGCCGGTGCCGTTCCTCTATCCCTTGCAGCACAAGGGCTGGGAGAGGCTGTACGCCGGCTCGGGCGTCGCGCTCTACGACGCCATGTCGATGTCGCGCGGACACGGCCGCGGCCTGCCCATGCACCGCCATCTGACGCGCCGCCACGCCCTGCGCGTCGCCCCGTGCCTGAAGAAGGACGCGCTGGTCGGCGCGATGCAGTACTACGACGCGCAGATGGACGACGCCCGCTATGTCGCCACCCTGGTGCGCACCGCTTCGGCGTATGGGGCGAAGGTCGCCAACCGCGCGCGGGTCACCGGCTTCCTGCGCGAGGGCGAGCGCGTGGTCGGCGCCCGGGTGCAGGACGTGGAGGGCGGCGGGGAGTACGAGGTCCGCGCCAAGCAGATCGTGAACGCCACGGGCGTGTGGACGGACGACACCCAGGCGATGGTCGGCGAACGCGGCCAGTTCCACGTCAGGGCGTCCAAAGGCATCCACCTGGTCGTCCCCAAGGACCGGATCAGCTCCTCGACCGGCCTGATCCTGCGGACCGAGAAGAGCGTCCTCTTTGTCATCCCCTGGGGGCGGCACTGGATCGTGGGCACGACCGACACGGACTGGGACCTCGACAAGGCCCACCCGGCCGCCTCCAGCGCCGACATCGACTACCTGCTCGAACACGTGAACACGGTGCTCGCGGTGCCGCTCTCCCGCGACGACGTCCAGGGGGTGTACGCGGGCCTTCGGCCGCTGCTCGCCGGCGAGTCGGACGCCACGAGCAAACTGTCGCGCGAACACACGGTCGCGCATCCGGCACCCGGCCTGGTGGTCGTCGCGGGCGGCAAGTACACGACGTACCGGGTGATGGCCAAGGACGCCGTCGACGAGGCCGTGCACGGCCTTGACCAGCGGGTCGCCGACTGCGTGACCGAGGACATCCCGCTGGTCGGTGCCGAGGGGTACAAAGCGCTGTGGAACGCCCGCGCGAGGATCGCCGCCCAGACGGGTCTTCATGTCGTGCGCGTGGAGCACCTGTTGAACCGCTACGGCTCGCTCGCCGAAGAGGTGCTCGAACTCATCACCACCGACCCGAAGCTGGGCGAGCCCCTGCCGGGAGCCGACGACTACCTCCGGGCCGAGGTCGTCTACGCCGCGTCACACGAGGGCGCCCGGCACCTCGACGACGTCCTGACCCGGCGGACCCGCATCTCCATCGAGACGTTCGACCGGGGCACGCGCAGCGCCCGGGAGTGCGCCGAGCTGATGGCGCCGGTCCTCGGCTGGGACAAGGACCAGATCGAGCGGGAGGTGCAGCACTACGAGAAGCGGGTGGAGGCCGAGCGGGAGTCGCAGCGCCAACCGGACGACCTGACGGCGGACGCGGCGCGGCTGGGCGCGCCGGACATCGCGCCGCTCGGTTAGCCGGGCGGATTCAGCCGGGCAGTTTCAGCCGGGCGGATTCCGAGCGCTGGCCCCGGAAAGCTGCGCGCCGGGGTTACGGGCCTTGTCCCACAGGGTTGTTGAGGCCCTGTGAGGGAGGATTGACGGCGGGGGCCGAGGGGCGTGGGGGTGGTGTGGAGCGCTCCCGGGGCAGGAGGGCCGCGGCCGGGGCCTTGCCGGGACCGGTGAGCAGCGGAAGAGTGGCATCCGTGGCCGACGCCGTGCGGTGCGGTGGGCCTGCCGTCAGGCAGATGAGGATCGCCGCCAGGATCACGGTCGCCGGTGAGCGCGGTGTCGGCATGGCACTTCCTCCCGGTACGCGGTCCCTCATGAGGGACGGTGGACCCTGGGCGCCGGCCGGTCCTTGAGTAAGGGACAATGAAGGCTCTGTCAGGGCGGGTTGCTCGGGTAGCAGCGGTAGCAGCAGAGGGGACGCATGTCGGACGCGGAGCAGACGGGTGAGGCCCGTCGGGACAAGAGCGAACGTCTCCTCGCCGGCCGGTACCGGCTGGGAGAGGTGCTCGGCCGCGGCGGCATGGGCACCGTGTGGCGCGCCAAGGACGAGACGCTGGGCCGTACGGTCGCGGTGAAGGAGCTGCGGTTCCCGACGAGCATCGACGAGGACGAGAAGCGGCGGCTCATCACACGGACGCTGCGCGAGGCCAAGGCGATCGCGCGGATCCGCAACACCAGCGCCGTGACGGTCTACGACGTCGTCGACGAGGACGACCGGCCGTGGATCGTGATGGAGCTGGTCGAGGGCAAGTCCCTCGCGGAGGCGATCCGCGAGGACGGCGTGCTCACGCCGAGGCGGGCGGCCGAGGTCGGCCTCGCCATCCTCGACGTGCTGCGGTCCGCGCACCGCGAGGGGATCCTGCACCGCGACGTGAAGCCGTCGAACGTGCTGATCGCCGAGGACGGCCGGGTCGTGCTCACGGACTTCGGCATCGCCCAGGTCGAGGGCGACCCGTCCATCACGTCGACGGGCATGCTCGTCGGCGCGCCCTCGTACATCTCCCCGGAGCGGGCGCGCGGGCACAAGCCGGGCCCGGCGGCCGACCTGTGGTCGCTGGGCGGCCTGCTGTACGCGGCGGTGGAGGGCGTCCCTCCGTACGACAAGGGCTCGGCCATCGCGACCCTGACGGCGGTGATGACCGAGGACGTCGACAAGCCCAAGAACGCGGGGCCGTTGGAGCCGGTCATCTACGGCCTGCTCGCCAAGGACCCCCAGCAGCGGCTCGACGACGCCGGGGCGCGGGCGCTCCTGAGGGACGTCATCCACGCGCCGGAGACCAGGGCGGAGCCGGAACCGGTCGAGGCGACCAAGGTCGTGCCGCTGCCTCCGGCGCCGCCGCAGCCGGCGAAGACCAGCAGGCTGTCCAAGCCGCCCAAGGCGCCCAAGGCTTCCGGGCCGGGCATGCCGGCGAGGCTGACGAAGAAGGCGGGCGCGGCCGCCGGTGCCGCCGGTGCGTCCGCCGCCTCCGGGTCCGTCGCCGGGCGCAAGGGCGAGGAGGCCGCCGATCGGCTGAAGGGTGCGCTGCGGTCGGTCCGCAAGGCCGCCGCGTCGGCCACGGGGGCCGGTGCTGCGGGCGCCGCGGGCTCGGGTTCTGGTCCTGTGGCCTCCGGCGTGGCCGGGCACAGGAGCGGTGCCGCCGTGCCGCAGGCGCCGAGCGCGCCGCCGCGGACGGCGCCCCGGGTGCCGCCCAAGGCGTCGCTCACCGATGTGGTGCCGCGCCGGACGCTGGTCATCGTCTCCGTGGTGGCCGTACTCGCCGTGCTGGGCACGGTGTTGGCTTTCGCGCTGTCGAACGGCGGTGACGGCGGCTCCGCCCAGGGCGGCAAGGGCGGCGACAAGGCCGCGTCCAGCGGGGCGTCCGGGGGCGGGGACCAGCGCGAGGACGGCAAGGACACCGGCAAGGAGACGGGCGGCAGCTCCGGTTCCGGTGCCGGCTCCGAGGGCGACAAGGGGCAGGGCCAGGGCCAGGGCAAGGACCCGGGCAAGGACGACGAGGCGGACTCGGACGAGGGCGAGGGGCACGACCCCAGCCAGGACGACGGCAAGAAGCCGGGTGACGGCGCGGCGTCGACGTACGAGCACGACCAGGGTTTCAAGATCGGGCTGCCGAAGGGGTGGAAGTACCAGTCCACGGGCAGGGCGGGCGCGCGGTTCACCGGGCCCAACAGCCAGAAGCTGCTGATCGGTTGGACGACCACGCCCAAGGACAACCCGGTGAGCGACTGGAAGAACCAGGAGAACTACATGGTCCGGTCGCAGTACGACCGGATAAGGATCGAGAAGGTGGACTTCCGCGGGTGGAACACCGCCGACTGGGAGTTCACCTACGTGGACGGCGGCACGAAGTACCGTTCCGTCGACCGCGGCTTCGTCGTCAACGGCGGGCTCGGTTACGGAATGATGTACACCGCCAAGGCCGATGACTGGAAGGGCGAGCAGCGGCGGGCCGCGTGGCGGACCTTCACGAGGACGTTCCAGCCGAAGTCGTGAGCTGAGATCTCGTATCCCCTCATTGCGGTTCGCCCACGGCACGTATCGTGAATGCTTGCGGTCCGTACACAGCCGTAACGAGCCGCAAGTCGAACGGAATTGACCACCGGGCGGACGGGGGAGGCATCGTGGACGACTATGCGGGACGGG is a genomic window containing:
- the guaB gene encoding IMP dehydrogenase — its product is MTANGGSSTGVPEKFATLGLTYDDVLLLPGASDMAPDQIDTSSFISKNVRVNVPLLSAAMDKVTEARMAIAMARQGGVGVLHRNLSIADQANQVDLVKRSESGMVTDPITVHPDATLGEADAICAKFRISGVPVTDAAGKLLGIVTNRDMAFENDRSRQVREVMTPMPLVTGKVGISGVDAMELLRRHKIEKLPLVDDAGVLKGLITVKDFVKAEKYPNAAKDGEGRLLVGAAVGVAGDAFERAQALVAAGVDFIVVDTAHGHSRLVGDMVAKIKSDAPGVDVIGGNIATREGAQALIDAGVDGIKVGVGPGSICTTRVVAGIGVPQVTAIYEASLAAKEAGVPVIGDGGLQYSGDIAKALVAGADTVMLGSLLAGCEESPGELMFINGKQFKSYRGMGSLGAMQSRGDQRSFSKDRYFQEGVASDEKLVPEGIEGQVPYRGPLSAVVHQLVGGLRQSMFYVGGRTVPELQANGRFVRITSAGLKESHPHDIQMTVEAPNYSRSK
- a CDS encoding GuaB3 family IMP dehydrogenase-related protein; this translates as MTEIEIGRGKRGRRAYAFDDIAVVPSRRTRDPKEVSIAWQIDAYRFELPFLAAPMDSVVSPQTAIRIGEMGGLGVLNLEGLWTRYEDPQPLLDEIAGLDSETATRRLQEIYSAPIKADLIGQRIKEVRDSGVVTAAALSPQRTAEFSKAVVDAGVDIFVIRGTTVSAEHVSGAAEPLNLKQFIYELDVPVIVGGCATYTAALHLMRTGAAGVLVGFGGGAAHTTRNVLGIQVPMATAVADVAAARRDYMDESGGRYVHVIADGGVGWSGDLPKAIACGADAVMVGSPLARATDAPGKGHHWGMEAVHEDVPRGKKVDLGTVGTTEEILTGPSHIPDGSMNFFGALRRAMATTGYSELKEFQRVEVTVADSQHKR
- a CDS encoding glycerol-3-phosphate dehydrogenase/oxidase translates to MRTATLGPAERAESLAGMAERELDILVVGAGVVGAGTALDAVTRGLSTGLVEARDWASGTSSRSSKLIHGGLRYLEMLDFALVREALKERGLLLERLAPHLVKPVPFLYPLQHKGWERLYAGSGVALYDAMSMSRGHGRGLPMHRHLTRRHALRVAPCLKKDALVGAMQYYDAQMDDARYVATLVRTASAYGAKVANRARVTGFLREGERVVGARVQDVEGGGEYEVRAKQIVNATGVWTDDTQAMVGERGQFHVRASKGIHLVVPKDRISSSTGLILRTEKSVLFVIPWGRHWIVGTTDTDWDLDKAHPAASSADIDYLLEHVNTVLAVPLSRDDVQGVYAGLRPLLAGESDATSKLSREHTVAHPAPGLVVVAGGKYTTYRVMAKDAVDEAVHGLDQRVADCVTEDIPLVGAEGYKALWNARARIAAQTGLHVVRVEHLLNRYGSLAEEVLELITTDPKLGEPLPGADDYLRAEVVYAASHEGARHLDDVLTRRTRISIETFDRGTRSARECAELMAPVLGWDKDQIEREVQHYEKRVEAERESQRQPDDLTADAARLGAPDIAPLG
- a CDS encoding serine/threonine-protein kinase is translated as MSDAEQTGEARRDKSERLLAGRYRLGEVLGRGGMGTVWRAKDETLGRTVAVKELRFPTSIDEDEKRRLITRTLREAKAIARIRNTSAVTVYDVVDEDDRPWIVMELVEGKSLAEAIREDGVLTPRRAAEVGLAILDVLRSAHREGILHRDVKPSNVLIAEDGRVVLTDFGIAQVEGDPSITSTGMLVGAPSYISPERARGHKPGPAADLWSLGGLLYAAVEGVPPYDKGSAIATLTAVMTEDVDKPKNAGPLEPVIYGLLAKDPQQRLDDAGARALLRDVIHAPETRAEPEPVEATKVVPLPPAPPQPAKTSRLSKPPKAPKASGPGMPARLTKKAGAAAGAAGASAASGSVAGRKGEEAADRLKGALRSVRKAAASATGAGAAGAAGSGSGPVASGVAGHRSGAAVPQAPSAPPRTAPRVPPKASLTDVVPRRTLVIVSVVAVLAVLGTVLAFALSNGGDGGSAQGGKGGDKAASSGASGGGDQREDGKDTGKETGGSSGSGAGSEGDKGQGQGQGKDPGKDDEADSDEGEGHDPSQDDGKKPGDGAASTYEHDQGFKIGLPKGWKYQSTGRAGARFTGPNSQKLLIGWTTTPKDNPVSDWKNQENYMVRSQYDRIRIEKVDFRGWNTADWEFTYVDGGTKYRSVDRGFVVNGGLGYGMMYTAKADDWKGEQRRAAWRTFTRTFQPKS
- a CDS encoding nucleotide sugar dehydrogenase encodes the protein MPADLAVIGLGHLGLPLAQAAVARGIATIGYDPARAPDLAGGRLPCDGAEGTLTAADVRRMLSGGFRPTTDPAELGRVRTAVICAPTPPAADRSLDLSQVADAARALAVRLRPHTTVILESPAYPGSTEEFVRPILESGSGLRAGRDFHLAYSPGRLDPGNRSHGYAGTPKVIGGLTPACTESAAAFYGRLTDKVVRARGPREAETVHLLETNYRHVNMALVNEMAVLCHDLGIDLWDVIRCAETKPFGFQAFRPGPGVGGHGVPLDIPNPSRGARPLRMVELAQQVNDRMPSYVIQRSATLLNEHGKSVRGARVLLLGVTYKPDLADQQGAPAQEVATRLMELGAAVSYHDPYVPNWSILGRPVPRADTLYEAAADADLTILLQHHRTYDLQGLAVKAQLLLDTRGATPAGAAHRL